One stretch of Punica granatum isolate Tunisia-2019 chromosome 5, ASM765513v2, whole genome shotgun sequence DNA includes these proteins:
- the LOC116207901 gene encoding probable serine/threonine-protein kinase PBL7 isoform X2 yields the protein MGWIPCSGISDSKKKKKKKHPDHNQIRPSSGSQKSTSGSSSTGREVPQSGGSDHNHIAAQTFSFRDLATATRNFRADCLLGEGGFGRVYKGCLENNKVVAIKQLDRNGLQGNREFLVEVLMLSLLHHPNLVNLIGYCADGDQRLLVYEYMPLGSLEDHLHDISLGQKQLDWNTRMKIAAGAAKGLEYLHDRASPPVIYRDLKCSNILLDEGYHPKLSDFGLAKLGPVGDNTHVSTRVMGTYGYCAPEYAMTGQLTLKSDVYSFGVVLLEIISGRKAIDNSKSAGEQNLVAWARPLFRDRKKFMQIADPTLQGQYPTRGLYQALAIAAMCVQEQPNLRPVIADVVTALSYLASQKYETDQAAHKAQLAPCTPPRAKRDGNNKKLNGVGHGSDRERTKKLS from the exons ATGGGCTGGATACCCTGTTCTGGGATATCCGAttccaagaagaagaagaagaagaagcatcCTGATCATAACCAAATCAGACCCTCCTCAG GTTCTCAGAAATCTACGTCCGGCTCTTCCTCGACTGGAAGGGAAGTCCCCCAAAGTGGAGGCTCAGATCATAATCATATCGCAGCTCAGACTTTTAGCTTTCGAGACTTGGCAACTGCGACTCGGAATTTCAGAGCAGATTGTCTTCTGGGTGAAGGAGGTTTCGGCAGAGTATATAAAGGGTGTCTTGAAAATAATAAG GTTGTAGCGATCAAGCAGCTCGATCGTAATGGATTGCAGGGAAACCGGGAATTTCTTGTGGAAGTATTGATGCTGAGCCTACTCCACCATCCTAACCTCGTCAATCTGATTGGCTATTGTGCTGATGGAGATCAGCGGCTTCTCGTTTACGAGTACATGCCGTTGGGTTCTTTAGAAGACCATTTACATG aTATTTCACTGGGTCAGAAACAGCTCGACTGGAACACGAGAATGAAAATCGCAGCAGGGGCCGCTAAAGGGTTGGAATATTTGCACGATAGAGCTAGCCCTCCGGTGATATACCGAGATTTGAAGTGCTCCAACATTTTGCTCGATGAGGGATATCATCCAAAGTTGTCTGATTTCGGGTTAGCCAAACTCGGCCCCGTAGGGGACAACACTCACGTGTCCACCAGGGTTATGGGCACCTATGGATACTGTGCTCCAGAGTATGCAATGACTGGCCAACTTACTCTGAAATCAGATGTTTACAGTTTTGGGGTCGTTCTTCTAGAGATTATATCTGGGAGGAAGGCAATTGACAATTCAAAATCTGCAGGAGAGCAGAATCTGGTCGCATGG GCCAGGCCATTGTTCAGAGATCGAAAGAAGTTCATGCAAATTGCCGACCCAACGCTCCAGGGCCAATACCCTACAAGAGGGCTTTACCAAGCTCTAGCAATCGCTGCAATGTGTGTCCAAGAACAGCCCAATCTCCGCCCTGTTATAGCTGATGTGGTCACAGCCCTGAGTTACCTTGCTTCCCAGAAATACGAAACTGATCAGGCAGCGCACAAGGCCCAACTAGCCCCCTGTACTCCCCCCCGAGCGAAACGGGATGGGAATAATAAGAAGCTCAATGGCGTTGGACATGGATCTGATAGAGAGAGGACCAAGAAGTTGAGCTGA
- the LOC116207900 gene encoding probable WRKY transcription factor 3, whose translation MENKEADRIVVSKPVASRPSSSFIQPFSDLLAGAIRGSLPCVGPETGTGPIKPKTVKFKPTLTHGPPPSVSSQGDAVRSDIKPPILHKPLAKAVSKVAMSVLANMGKYEPRHRQEKPSSQARIDSVEHQVEKPYSLRTQPGSSFQENLRNLPATASGDCSSSLPVMDSRDLPAPASVDRPSYDGYNWRKYGQKQVKGSEYPRSYYKCTHPNCPVKKKVERSLDGQIAEIVYKGEHNHSKPQPPKRGLGTGQDIGNPLIGSRVIERNEGSEGGVEATTDINLKRSLTCDRVVDRDRGTAGLNLDDSCSPSEEYVDGAMGMNIDPDEPRSKRRKTKKQLNGVEINGESPQEPRVPLQGSVDPEILDDGFRWRKYGQKVVKGNPYPRSYYKCTSIECSVRKYVERAQDDPKAFITTYEGKHNHEMPIRSVNVPSSESTPRATANKERAPA comes from the exons ATGGAGAATAAGGAGGCGGACAGAATAGTGGTATCAAAACCTGTTGCTTCACGGCCTTCTTCATCCTTCATCCAGCCTTTCTCGGATCTCCTTGCAGGTGCCATTAGAGGGTCACTCCCCTGTGTGGGTCCCGAAACAGGCACTGGCCCTATTAAGCCAAAGACTGTAAAATTCAAGCCAACATTAACTCATGGTCCACCTCCCTCTGTTTCATCCCAG GGTGATGCCGTGCGATCAGATATAAAACCCCCCATCCTGCACAAACCCCTTGCAAAGGCCGTCTCCAAGGTTGCAATGTCTGTCTTGGCAAATATG GGAAAATACGAACCCAGACATCGACAGGAAAAACCATCTTCCCAGGCTCGTATCGACTCTGTCGAGCATCAGGTTGAGAAGCCATATTCTTTAAGGACTCAACCGGGCTCAAGTTTTCAAGAGAACTTGAGAAATTTGCCTGCCACAGCTAGTGGTGACTGCTCTAGTAGTCTCCCTGTGATGGACTCGAGAGATTTGCCAGCCCCAGCTAGTGTGGACCGCCCTTCTTATGATGGATATAATTGGAGAAAATATGGGCAGAAGCAAGTCAAAGGGAGTGAGTACCCTAGGAGTTACTATAAGTGCACTCACCCCAACTGCCCCGTGAAGAAGAAGGTCGAGCGGTCATTGGATGGGCAAATTGCGGAAATTGTATATAAGGGTGAGCACAACCACTCCAAGCCTCAACCTCCTAAACGAGGTTTGGGAACTGGGCAAGATATTGGCAACCCTTTGATAGGCAGTCGAGTAATTGAAAGAAACGAAGGCTCTGAAGGCGGAGTGGAGGCTACAACTGATATCAACCTCAAAAGATCACTCACATGTGACCGTGTTGTGGATAGAGACCGCGGTACCGCAGGGTTGAACCTCGATGATTCCTGTAGTCCTAGTGAGGAATATGTGGATGGAGCTATGGGGATGAACATCGATCCAGATGAGCCGAGAAGTAAGAGAAG GAAAACCAAGAAGCAACTCAATGGAGTGGAAATCAATGGTGAGAGCCCCCAGGAGCCTCGAGTCCCTTTGCAGGGTTCAGTAGATCCGGAGATTCTAGACGATGGCTTCCGATGGAGGAAGTATGGGCAAAAGGTCGTGAAGGGAAACCCATATCCCAG GAGTTACTACAAATGCACCAGCATCGAGTGCAGTGTCCGTAAGTATGTGGAGAGAGCACAGGACGACCCAAAAGCTTTTATTACGACTTATGAAGGAAAGCACAACCATGAAATGCCCATCAGGAGCGTGAATGTACCAAGCTCTGAATCGACTCCACGAGCCACTGCTAACAAAGAGAGGGCACCAGCTTGA
- the LOC116207901 gene encoding probable serine/threonine-protein kinase PBL7 isoform X1 produces the protein MGWIPCSGISDSKKKKKKKHPDHNQIRPSSAGSQKSTSGSSSTGREVPQSGGSDHNHIAAQTFSFRDLATATRNFRADCLLGEGGFGRVYKGCLENNKVVAIKQLDRNGLQGNREFLVEVLMLSLLHHPNLVNLIGYCADGDQRLLVYEYMPLGSLEDHLHDISLGQKQLDWNTRMKIAAGAAKGLEYLHDRASPPVIYRDLKCSNILLDEGYHPKLSDFGLAKLGPVGDNTHVSTRVMGTYGYCAPEYAMTGQLTLKSDVYSFGVVLLEIISGRKAIDNSKSAGEQNLVAWARPLFRDRKKFMQIADPTLQGQYPTRGLYQALAIAAMCVQEQPNLRPVIADVVTALSYLASQKYETDQAAHKAQLAPCTPPRAKRDGNNKKLNGVGHGSDRERTKKLS, from the exons ATGGGCTGGATACCCTGTTCTGGGATATCCGAttccaagaagaagaagaagaagaagcatcCTGATCATAACCAAATCAGACCCTCCTCAG CAGGTTCTCAGAAATCTACGTCCGGCTCTTCCTCGACTGGAAGGGAAGTCCCCCAAAGTGGAGGCTCAGATCATAATCATATCGCAGCTCAGACTTTTAGCTTTCGAGACTTGGCAACTGCGACTCGGAATTTCAGAGCAGATTGTCTTCTGGGTGAAGGAGGTTTCGGCAGAGTATATAAAGGGTGTCTTGAAAATAATAAG GTTGTAGCGATCAAGCAGCTCGATCGTAATGGATTGCAGGGAAACCGGGAATTTCTTGTGGAAGTATTGATGCTGAGCCTACTCCACCATCCTAACCTCGTCAATCTGATTGGCTATTGTGCTGATGGAGATCAGCGGCTTCTCGTTTACGAGTACATGCCGTTGGGTTCTTTAGAAGACCATTTACATG aTATTTCACTGGGTCAGAAACAGCTCGACTGGAACACGAGAATGAAAATCGCAGCAGGGGCCGCTAAAGGGTTGGAATATTTGCACGATAGAGCTAGCCCTCCGGTGATATACCGAGATTTGAAGTGCTCCAACATTTTGCTCGATGAGGGATATCATCCAAAGTTGTCTGATTTCGGGTTAGCCAAACTCGGCCCCGTAGGGGACAACACTCACGTGTCCACCAGGGTTATGGGCACCTATGGATACTGTGCTCCAGAGTATGCAATGACTGGCCAACTTACTCTGAAATCAGATGTTTACAGTTTTGGGGTCGTTCTTCTAGAGATTATATCTGGGAGGAAGGCAATTGACAATTCAAAATCTGCAGGAGAGCAGAATCTGGTCGCATGG GCCAGGCCATTGTTCAGAGATCGAAAGAAGTTCATGCAAATTGCCGACCCAACGCTCCAGGGCCAATACCCTACAAGAGGGCTTTACCAAGCTCTAGCAATCGCTGCAATGTGTGTCCAAGAACAGCCCAATCTCCGCCCTGTTATAGCTGATGTGGTCACAGCCCTGAGTTACCTTGCTTCCCAGAAATACGAAACTGATCAGGCAGCGCACAAGGCCCAACTAGCCCCCTGTACTCCCCCCCGAGCGAAACGGGATGGGAATAATAAGAAGCTCAATGGCGTTGGACATGGATCTGATAGAGAGAGGACCAAGAAGTTGAGCTGA